Within the Corynebacterium afermentans subsp. lipophilum genome, the region CCGTGTAACTGAGCGTTTCGCCCCCGGTTTGTACCCCCGTTTTGCTATAGCAGGTCGTTGAGTGACCGCCGCTTGTTGTCGTCTTCGGAGGACTCGACTTCCTCCTGGAGTGCGTCCTTGAATTCGTCGTCCTCCAGGTTCGATTCGGTGGCTAGTTCGTCGACCTCTGGGCCGTCCTCGGCTTCGACTGCGTCGGCGCGGCGCTCGCCCTCGTCCTTCAACTCGCTGCGGTGGCGCAGATAGGTCACCGTCATCACTGCCATCACGAACAAGCCGAGGTAGCCCAGGATCGGATACAAGCTGCTCACCAGCGGCTGGAAGCCGGCGAAGGAAAGACCGAAGCCGACGATGCAGGCGATGGCGTACACGGGGTAGAAGCGCTCCGGCTTCTTGCGGGTGAGGCGCTTTGCCAACGCGTAGAACATGCCCAGGCAGGTGTTGAAGACCATGAGGAAGATCACCCAGGTCATGATGAAACCGAGTACGGGGTTCACGTTTTCGATCACGGCGAGCAGCGGCATGTCGTTGCCGTTGACGGATTCCACCTGGATCAGCAGCGATGCCACGAGCAGGGCCAGCATCACCGCGTAGATCACCCCGCCGAGGATGCCGCCAAGCCGGCTGCTCTTCGTGTCGAACTCGTCGCCGGCCATGACCAGCGCCATGGACACGCCGCACAGGGCGTTCAGGCCGGTGTGGTTGAGCGCTCCCAGCCACCAGTACGGGGTGCCGTCGGCGCGGGAGACCTCCTGCTGGGCGTAGTTGCCCACCTCGCTCCAGCTCACGTCCACCTGGGTGAACGAGTAGATGCTGCCAATCAGCACGAACACCACGAGTAGTGGGGTGGCCCAGCCGATGACGGAGGAGACCTTGTCCACGTCGAACCGGCCGACGATCAGCATGAGTGCGAGCATGGCTACCGCACCCACCCAGATAGGCCACCCAAACGACTGTCTCAGGTTCGACCCGGCGCCGGCGAACATGACAAACCCGACGGAGAACATGCACGCCACCGCGGACCAGTCCATGATGAAGGCCGCGGGCTTCGAGGTGACGTTGTAGAAGACCTCGTTGTGCTCGCGCGCCAGGAAATATGAGCCGAAGGTCATGAACGCCGTTGCGGCGAACAGCATGGTCACACTTGCGAGAATCACGCCGTAGAACCCGTCGGTGCCGTAGGCGACAAAGTACTGCAGCGCCTCCATGCCGGAGGCGAAGCCGGCACCGACGACGATGCCGACGAATGAGGCAGCGACTGCGAGGCTGCGTTTCCACATAAAAGTTTGCTCCAATTGCGTTACTGGTGGCATGTATTGGTGTCTGCTAATGCTAGCGGTTAGGGCAAACCGGAGGGGCGTCGGAAAGCACCTGCGAATCATTTGCTCTAGCTGGGCAAAGTGTCTACACTCGTGCGGGCGTGTCTACGCGCGAGCGCGGTGCCCACCGTAATAGGAGGGTGAGGTGGCCGTTGCGGCGCGAGATCGGCGCACGCGAGCTTACGGCTTCTAGCAGCGGGTTTACGTGGCCGAGAGAGACGCTCCTGTCCAATCACGATCTCCTATTTTTTCGGAGCACATAGAACTTATGCGCACTTCCAACGCACCCCAGGTAGCCATCAACGACATCGGTGGCCCTGAGGAATTCCTCGCCGCAGTCGACGAGACCATCAAGTACTTCAACGATGGCGACATCGTCACCGGCACCGTGGTCAAGGTCGACCACGACGAGGTCCTGCTCGACATCGGCTACAAGACCGAGGGCATCATCCTCACCCGCGAGCTGTCCATCAAGCACGACGTCGACCCGGAAGACGTGGTCGAGGTCGGCGATGAGATCGACGCACTTGTCCTGACCAAGGAGGACAAGGAAGGCCGCCTGATGCTGTCCAAGAAGCGCGCTCAGTACGAGCGTGCTTGGGGCACCATCGAGGAGCTGCAGGCCAACGACCAGCCGGTTACCGGTACCGTCATCGAGGTTGTCAAGGGCGGCCTCATCCTCGACATCGGCCTGCGCGGCTTCCTGCCGGCATCGCTGGTCGAGATGCGTCGCGTCCGCGACCTGGATCCGTACATCGGCCAGGAGCTCGAGGCGAAGATCATCGAGCTGGACAAGCACCGCAACAACGTGGTCCTGTCCCGCCGCGCTTACCTGGAGGAGACCCAGTCCGCGGTCCGCTCCGACTTCCTGCACCAGCTGCAGAAGGGCCAGGTCCGCAAGGGTGTCGTGTCCTCCATCGTCAACTTCGGTGCGTTCGTCGATCTCGGCGGCGTCGACGGCCTGGTGCACGTCTCTGAGCTGTCCTGGAAGCACATCGACCACCCGTCCGAGGTTGTCGCCGTGGGCGACGAGGTCACTGTCGAGGTGCTCGACGTCGATCTCGACCGCGAGCGTGTTTCCCTGTCGCTGAAGGCGACCCAGGAGGATCCGTGGCGCGTCTTCGCCCGCACCCACGCTGTGGGCCAGATCGTCCCGGGCAAGGTCACCAAGCTCGTCCCGTTCGGCGCGTTCGTCCGCGTCGAGGAGGGCATCGAGGGCCTCGTCCACATCTCCGAGCTGGCTCAGCGCCACGTGGAGGTCCCGGACCAGGTCGTCAACGTCGGCGAAGAGGTCATGGTCAAGGTCATCGACATCGACCTGGACCGTCGCCGCATCTCCCTGTCCCTCAAGCAGGCTGACGAGGACTACGTCGAGGAGTTCGATCCGTCCCGCTACGGCATGGCCGACTCCTACGACGAGCAGGGCAACTACATCTTCCCGGAGGGCTTCGACCCGGAGACCAACGAGTGGATGGAAGGCTACGACGAGGCTCGTCAGGCATGGGAGGCACGCTACGCCGAGGCAGAGCGTCGCCACCAGGCCCACACCGCCCAGATCGAGCGTCACCGCGCCGCTGCCGCCGAGGCCGCGGAGCAGGAGGGCGAGCAGGCCAACTACTCCTCCGAGTCTGCAGCTGCAGCTCCGGCAGCTGACCAGGCTGAGGAGAACATCGGCTCCCTCGCCTCCGACGAGCAGCTCGCGGCTCTGCGCGACAAGCTCGCTGGCAACTAGTCGCTCACAAGTTCGCGACTAGGGGTTCCGATCAACCCGTTGCCTAAGCACGAGCTTGCGAGTGCTTAGCATCTCGCTTAGCGACGAGCGCCCCGCACACCACATCGGTGAGCGGGGCGCTTTGCTATGTTCGGCCCCATGAAGAAAGTTGGCCTGACAGGCGGTATCGGCAGCGGTAAATCCACGGTGGCGCGAATGCTTGGCGGCACCGGCTTTGCCGTGGTTGACGCCGACCAAATCGCGCGCGACATCATGGCCCCCGGCTCACCGGTACTGGACGAGGTCGCCGCTGCGTTCGGCGCAGACCTCATCGGCGACGACGGTGCACTGGACCGTGGGGAGCTCGCGCGGCGCGCGTTCGCCACCACGGAGGACACGCAGCGCCTCAACGCTATTACGCACCCTGCCATCCGTGCTGAGTCCGAACGTCGCTTCGCTGCCGCCGAAGAAGCGGGGGAGCAGGCCGTCATCTACGACATGCCGCTCCTCGTGGACCTCGGGCTGAATCAGGACATGGACCTCACCGTTGTCGTGGATGTGGACAAGGAGGAGAGGATCCGAAGGCTCGTCGATAAGCGAGGGCTCGACCAGGCCGACGCGAGGGCCCGCATGGCGCAGCAGATCGACGATGCGGCACGGCTCGCGGCAGCAGACGTCGTGATCGACAACAACGGGCCGCTTGAGGCGCTCGAACCGCAGGTGGATGCACTTATTAAGAAAATCAAAGATTAGTGAATTGTACTGTCGCATTTAACCGGTGTGACACGTTTCATTTACCTTGCTGTTTTAGCTTTCTGTGCATGGGAACGTGGAACACGGGGCCGTTCGACAACGACTCTGCTCATGATGCCGTTAACGCACTGGTCAACGGCACGTTCTGCATGGCCCAGTTCCGCTTCGAATGCGGGCTCGGA harbors:
- the rpsA gene encoding 30S ribosomal protein S1, with the translated sequence MRTSNAPQVAINDIGGPEEFLAAVDETIKYFNDGDIVTGTVVKVDHDEVLLDIGYKTEGIILTRELSIKHDVDPEDVVEVGDEIDALVLTKEDKEGRLMLSKKRAQYERAWGTIEELQANDQPVTGTVIEVVKGGLILDIGLRGFLPASLVEMRRVRDLDPYIGQELEAKIIELDKHRNNVVLSRRAYLEETQSAVRSDFLHQLQKGQVRKGVVSSIVNFGAFVDLGGVDGLVHVSELSWKHIDHPSEVVAVGDEVTVEVLDVDLDRERVSLSLKATQEDPWRVFARTHAVGQIVPGKVTKLVPFGAFVRVEEGIEGLVHISELAQRHVEVPDQVVNVGEEVMVKVIDIDLDRRRISLSLKQADEDYVEEFDPSRYGMADSYDEQGNYIFPEGFDPETNEWMEGYDEARQAWEARYAEAERRHQAHTAQIERHRAAAAEAAEQEGEQANYSSESAAAAPAADQAEENIGSLASDEQLAALRDKLAGN
- a CDS encoding YkvI family membrane protein, producing the protein MWKRSLAVAASFVGIVVGAGFASGMEALQYFVAYGTDGFYGVILASVTMLFAATAFMTFGSYFLAREHNEVFYNVTSKPAAFIMDWSAVACMFSVGFVMFAGAGSNLRQSFGWPIWVGAVAMLALMLIVGRFDVDKVSSVIGWATPLLVVFVLIGSIYSFTQVDVSWSEVGNYAQQEVSRADGTPYWWLGALNHTGLNALCGVSMALVMAGDEFDTKSSRLGGILGGVIYAVMLALLVASLLIQVESVNGNDMPLLAVIENVNPVLGFIMTWVIFLMVFNTCLGMFYALAKRLTRKKPERFYPVYAIACIVGFGLSFAGFQPLVSSLYPILGYLGLFVMAVMTVTYLRHRSELKDEGERRADAVEAEDGPEVDELATESNLEDDEFKDALQEEVESSEDDNKRRSLNDLL
- the coaE gene encoding dephospho-CoA kinase (Dephospho-CoA kinase (CoaE) performs the final step in coenzyme A biosynthesis.); translated protein: MKKVGLTGGIGSGKSTVARMLGGTGFAVVDADQIARDIMAPGSPVLDEVAAAFGADLIGDDGALDRGELARRAFATTEDTQRLNAITHPAIRAESERRFAAAEEAGEQAVIYDMPLLVDLGLNQDMDLTVVVDVDKEERIRRLVDKRGLDQADARARMAQQIDDAARLAAADVVIDNNGPLEALEPQVDALIKKIKD